In Janthinobacterium sp. J1-1, a single genomic region encodes these proteins:
- a CDS encoding MFS transporter, which translates to MTTADTVRNAHAHPVSDTSARDLEANAVYRKVLWRIMPFLMLCYIVAFIDRANIGFAKLHFVTDLGFNDAIYGIGAGIFYVGYILFEVPSNMVLHKNGVRQTLLRIMVLWGLFSAGMAFMQTSTHFYVMRFLLGAAEAGMFPGMLLYLTYWVPLNRRARFNALFTASIPLAGMLGGPLSGWLMHTFEGVAGMKGWQWMFIVEGLPACALGLVAYFYLQDGPASAKWLTPAQKNIITEDLAKSVSVKKNGSEHSYMDAIRDPKLYWLSGMGIAVLVSTGGVFFWLPTIIRKSGIDNVMTIGILSVIPFLIALIVQYLNARHSDRTGERRWHVAIPAFCAAIGWASLPSVQGNVPLSLLMLTLATAGTLGLTGPFWTLPSSFLSGKAAAGGIALLSTFAGLGSVFSPMLVGWLSSTTGSLAMGQYYFAALMLFGAVTLLIGVKPEALLKPAAAK; encoded by the coding sequence ATGACTACAGCCGATACAGTCCGGAACGCGCACGCGCATCCGGTGTCCGATACCAGCGCGCGCGACCTGGAGGCCAATGCGGTCTACCGCAAGGTCTTGTGGCGCATCATGCCTTTCCTGATGTTGTGCTATATCGTGGCCTTTATCGACCGCGCCAATATCGGTTTCGCCAAACTGCATTTCGTCACCGACCTCGGTTTCAACGACGCCATCTACGGCATCGGCGCCGGCATTTTCTATGTCGGCTATATCCTGTTTGAAGTCCCCAGCAACATGGTCCTGCACAAGAACGGCGTGCGCCAGACGCTGCTGCGCATCATGGTGCTGTGGGGCCTGTTCTCGGCCGGCATGGCCTTCATGCAAACCTCCACCCACTTCTATGTAATGCGCTTCCTGCTGGGCGCGGCCGAAGCGGGCATGTTCCCCGGCATGCTGCTGTATCTTACCTACTGGGTGCCGCTGAACCGCCGCGCGCGTTTCAATGCGCTGTTCACCGCCTCGATTCCGCTGGCCGGCATGCTCGGTGGCCCGCTGTCGGGCTGGCTGATGCACACCTTCGAAGGCGTGGCCGGCATGAAGGGCTGGCAGTGGATGTTCATCGTCGAAGGTTTGCCGGCCTGCGCCCTGGGCCTGGTGGCGTACTTCTACCTGCAGGACGGTCCCGCCTCGGCAAAATGGCTGACGCCGGCGCAGAAAAACATCATCACGGAAGACCTGGCGAAAAGCGTCAGCGTCAAGAAAAACGGCAGTGAACACTCCTACATGGACGCCATCCGCGATCCGAAACTGTACTGGCTGTCCGGCATGGGCATCGCAGTGCTGGTCAGCACCGGCGGCGTGTTTTTCTGGCTGCCGACCATCATCCGCAAGTCCGGCATCGACAACGTGATGACCATCGGTATTCTGTCCGTGATTCCGTTCCTGATCGCGCTGATCGTGCAGTACCTGAACGCCCGCCATTCCGACCGCACCGGCGAACGCCGCTGGCACGTGGCCATCCCTGCCTTCTGCGCCGCCATCGGCTGGGCCAGCCTGCCTTCGGTACAGGGCAACGTGCCGCTGTCGCTGCTGATGCTGACCCTGGCCACGGCAGGGACCTTGGGCCTGACGGGACCATTCTGGACCCTGCCATCGTCCTTCCTGAGCGGCAAGGCGGCCGCCGGCGGCATCGCGTTGCTCAGCACCTTTGCGGGCCTGGGCAGCGTGTTCAGCCCGATGCTGGTGGGCTGGCTGTCGTCCACCACGGGCAGCCTGGCGATGGGCCAGTACTACTTTGCCGCCCTGATGCTGTTCGGCGCCGTGACCCTGCTGATCGGCGTGAAGCCGGAAGCGCTGCTCAAGCCCGCTGCCGCGAAATAA
- a CDS encoding gamma-glutamylcyclotransferase, whose protein sequence is MDAATIAINRRMKHFDGHSEVWLFGYGSLIYKADFPFIERRPASIAGWTRRFWQGSHDHRGTPLAPGRVATIVPQAGAICDGMAYLITPEVFAHLDHREKNGYLRLATAITFDDGSSTEGLVYIANEENAAFLGAAPELDIARQIARSSGPSGPNSDYLLHLASALRELGKVDPHVFAIEQHLAELAQTS, encoded by the coding sequence ATCGACGCCGCCACCATCGCCATCAACCGGCGCATGAAGCACTTCGACGGCCACAGCGAAGTTTGGCTGTTCGGCTATGGCTCGCTGATCTACAAGGCCGACTTTCCGTTTATCGAACGGCGCCCTGCCAGCATCGCCGGCTGGACCCGGCGTTTCTGGCAGGGCTCGCACGATCATCGCGGCACGCCGCTGGCGCCCGGCCGCGTGGCCACCATCGTGCCGCAGGCGGGCGCCATCTGCGACGGCATGGCCTATCTGATCACGCCGGAAGTGTTCGCCCACCTCGACCACCGCGAAAAGAACGGCTATTTGCGCCTGGCCACCGCCATCACCTTTGACGACGGCAGCAGCACGGAAGGCCTGGTGTATATCGCCAACGAGGAAAACGCGGCCTTTCTGGGCGCCGCACCGGAACTGGACATCGCGCGCCAGATCGCCAGGTCAAGCGGCCCCAGCGGCCCGAACAGCGACTACCTGCTGCACCTGGCCAGCGCGCTGCGCGAACTGGGCAAAGTTGATCCTCATGTGTTTGCCATCGAACAGCACCTGGCGGAGCTGGCGCAGACAAGCTGA
- a CDS encoding LysR family transcriptional regulator, translating to MSPSLRQMRALVALAKTGSFTLAAEYLHVTQSALSGLIKELESILGVRVVERSTRKTQLSEIGRELYPLFEKMIEDLDGAMAGIAQRKALKTGMVRIAAPQMMSCTLLPEVIAAYRQAHPDVQLRLVDCPVENVSGRVFSGEVDFGIGPERDPTAEIAAQVLFEMPFVLVFPEQHPLRHKEKVTWADVADYPFISLQGQFTERLLRDMHGAFRELSLNPYNEVTFMTTALAMVSANLGVTACLPYAEPMVKLYRLQMRTLHEPELTRRFFVYTKTGRSLSPAAESFMAFLFKFVETHEWNVGSGAPAAPV from the coding sequence ATGAGTCCCAGCCTGCGCCAGATGCGCGCCCTTGTCGCCCTTGCCAAGACCGGCAGTTTTACCCTGGCCGCCGAATACCTGCACGTCACCCAGTCGGCCCTGAGCGGCCTGATCAAGGAACTGGAAAGCATATTGGGGGTGCGCGTGGTCGAGCGCAGCACGCGCAAGACGCAGTTGTCCGAAATCGGCCGCGAACTGTATCCGCTGTTTGAAAAGATGATCGAGGACCTCGACGGCGCCATGGCGGGCATCGCCCAGCGCAAGGCATTGAAAACCGGCATGGTGCGCATCGCCGCGCCGCAGATGATGTCGTGCACCCTGCTGCCCGAAGTGATCGCCGCCTACCGCCAGGCCCACCCGGACGTGCAGCTGCGCCTGGTCGACTGCCCGGTGGAGAACGTATCGGGCCGCGTGTTCAGCGGCGAAGTCGATTTCGGCATCGGCCCCGAGCGCGATCCGACGGCGGAAATCGCCGCGCAAGTGCTGTTCGAAATGCCATTCGTGCTGGTGTTTCCCGAACAGCACCCGCTGCGGCACAAGGAAAAAGTGACCTGGGCCGACGTCGCCGATTATCCCTTTATTTCGCTGCAGGGCCAGTTCACCGAACGGCTGCTGCGCGACATGCACGGCGCGTTTCGCGAGCTGTCGCTGAACCCGTATAACGAAGTGACCTTCATGACCACCGCGCTGGCCATGGTCAGCGCCAACCTGGGCGTCACGGCCTGTTTGCCGTATGCGGAACCGATGGTGAAACTGTACCGGCTGCAGATGCGCACCCTGCACGAGCCGGAACTGACGCGGCGCTTTTTCGTGTACACGAAAACCGGCCGCTCACTGTCGCCGGCGGCCGAAAGCTTCATGGCCTTTCTGTTCAAGTTCGTCGAGACGCACGAATGGAACGTCGGCAGCGGCGCGCCGGCGGCGCCGGTATAA
- a CDS encoding fumarylacetoacetate hydrolase family protein, which translates to MKLATLKNASRDGALVLVSRDLRQYLPVPAIAATLQAALDDWNSIAPQLEVAYATLNAGQAQDAQPFDAALCHSPLPRAYQWADGSAYINHVELVRKARNADVPASFYTDPLMYQGGSDSFIGPRDPIFALSEEWGIDLEAEVAVVTGDVAMGASVEDAAQAIRLVMLVNDVSLRNLIPGELAKGFGFFQSKAASAFSPVAVTPDELGTDWLDTKLHLPLLVELNGQPFGKPNAGEDMTFNFAQLVAHAAKTRELAAGTIVGSGTVSNKQGNLFGSSIDNGGVGYCCLAEVRMYETIEHGAPKTGFLKFGDTVKIEMRDGAGASIFGSIEQGVAPYAGSTRGRN; encoded by the coding sequence ATGAAACTCGCCACCCTCAAGAACGCCAGCCGTGACGGCGCGCTGGTCCTCGTCAGCCGCGACCTGCGCCAGTACCTGCCGGTGCCCGCCATCGCCGCTACCCTGCAAGCGGCGCTCGACGACTGGAACAGCATCGCGCCACAGCTCGAAGTTGCCTACGCCACCCTGAACGCCGGCCAGGCGCAAGACGCGCAGCCGTTCGACGCGGCCCTGTGCCATTCGCCGCTGCCGCGCGCCTACCAGTGGGCCGACGGCTCGGCGTATATCAATCACGTCGAGCTGGTGCGCAAGGCGCGCAATGCCGACGTTCCCGCCTCGTTCTATACCGATCCGCTGATGTACCAGGGCGGTTCGGACAGTTTCATCGGCCCGCGCGATCCCATCTTTGCATTGTCGGAAGAATGGGGCATCGATCTGGAAGCGGAAGTGGCGGTGGTGACTGGCGATGTGGCGATGGGCGCCAGCGTGGAAGACGCGGCGCAGGCAATTCGCCTGGTGATGCTGGTCAACGACGTCTCGCTGCGCAACCTGATCCCCGGCGAACTGGCGAAAGGCTTCGGCTTCTTCCAGTCGAAAGCGGCCAGCGCGTTTTCTCCGGTCGCCGTCACGCCGGACGAACTGGGCACCGACTGGCTGGATACCAAACTGCACCTGCCGTTGCTGGTGGAACTGAATGGCCAGCCCTTCGGCAAACCGAATGCGGGCGAGGACATGACCTTCAATTTCGCCCAGCTGGTGGCGCATGCGGCGAAGACGCGCGAACTGGCCGCCGGCACCATCGTCGGCTCGGGCACGGTATCGAACAAGCAGGGCAATCTGTTCGGTTCCAGCATCGACAACGGCGGCGTGGGCTACTGCTGCCTGGCCGAAGTGCGCATGTATGAAACCATCGAACACGGCGCGCCGAAAACGGGCTTCCTGAAATTTGGCGACACCGTGAAGATCGAGATGCGCGATGGCGCCGGCGCCAGCATCTTCGGCAGCATCGAGCAGGGCGTCGCGCCGTATGCCGGTAGCACCCGCGGCCGCAACTGA
- the maiA gene encoding maleylacetoacetate isomerase, whose product MKLYTYFRSSAAYRVRIALNLKGVEYQAVPVHLLRSGGEQLADAYRQVNPSALVPTLEDDNGVVIGQSLAILEYLEETRPKPPLLPGDAAGRAHVRALALTLVADTHPLGNLRVLKYIKGELGQSEEAKLAWQQHWLREGLLTFDAMLARAGSTGPYCHGDTPTLADCCLVPHLFSARRFEVDLAPFPALVRIDAACAQLPAFQLAHPSRQPDAE is encoded by the coding sequence ATGAAGCTGTACACCTATTTTCGCAGCTCGGCCGCCTACCGCGTGCGCATCGCCCTGAATCTCAAGGGCGTGGAGTACCAGGCGGTGCCCGTGCACCTGCTGCGCAGCGGGGGCGAGCAACTGGCCGACGCCTATCGCCAGGTCAATCCGTCGGCGCTGGTGCCCACGCTGGAAGACGATAACGGCGTGGTGATCGGCCAGTCGCTGGCGATCCTCGAATACCTGGAGGAGACGCGTCCCAAGCCGCCGTTGCTGCCCGGCGACGCGGCCGGCCGCGCCCACGTGCGTGCGCTGGCCTTGACCCTGGTGGCCGACACCCACCCGCTGGGCAACCTGCGCGTGCTCAAATATATCAAAGGGGAACTGGGGCAGAGCGAAGAAGCCAAGCTGGCCTGGCAGCAGCACTGGCTGCGCGAAGGACTGCTCACGTTCGACGCGATGCTGGCCCGCGCCGGCAGCACGGGCCCATACTGCCATGGCGATACGCCGACCCTGGCCGACTGCTGCCTGGTGCCGCACCTGTTCAGCGCGCGGCGCTTCGAGGTCGACCTGGCACCGTTTCCGGCGCTGGTGCGCATCGATGCCGCGTGCGCGCAGCTGCCTGCGTTCCAGCTCGCGCATCCGTCGCGCCAGCCCGACGCGGAATAG
- a CDS encoding GGDEF domain-containing protein has protein sequence MPSPTSLLAVHRCRMALLLWLCWALTPCAQAQGLAAETQSQFARPKPRQVLVLYSLGSDASSLWQTLIRRGMNAELATPNWNSTPGMFEERLDSIRVGERQAVAGLDTHLRTKYANVRLDAIITENYLAARFLSEHPNLFPGVPRFYVNQGRQGWEPGDGINLDVIHDFPRALAVIAQVTPELRHIAVVGDTTARGRDWIAAFRAAAARYQGRIVFDYWDKLTLDELRHRTETLGAGSALYLLPVYRDMQGTRVTPPDVARDLAARSAVPIFTSVESLILPGVAGGHVISADKVGRTIARILQGRAPDPDGMQATIFDDGAVQRFGLRNLPAGSRILNQPQGLWTLYHTQIIAGLSLLALQAALIAALVLALRGRRATLAILNEERNKLEERVLRRTLELLVANSKLEQQATTDPLTELGNRRKMTLRIAEEIERGQRFGHALSLLMIDIDHFKRINDHYGHDAGDRAIVAVAQVLRSMTRGMDTAARFGGEEFVLLMPETSLQVALEAAERLRAAIEGMEVDCGDGQTARLTISIGATSDLPLDATTRLGPDSLTDLLIRADQALYRAKHAGRNRVEWT, from the coding sequence ATGCCCAGCCCGACTTCCCTCCTCGCCGTCCACCGCTGCCGCATGGCCTTGCTGCTGTGGCTGTGCTGGGCGCTGACGCCGTGCGCGCAGGCGCAGGGCCTGGCGGCCGAAACGCAAAGCCAGTTTGCGCGACCGAAGCCGCGCCAGGTGCTGGTGCTGTATTCGCTGGGCAGCGACGCCTCGTCGCTGTGGCAGACCCTGATACGCCGCGGCATGAACGCCGAACTGGCCACGCCGAACTGGAACAGTACGCCCGGCATGTTCGAAGAGCGCCTCGACTCGATACGCGTCGGCGAACGCCAAGCGGTGGCCGGCCTGGACACCCATCTGCGCACCAAGTACGCAAATGTGCGGCTCGACGCCATCATCACGGAAAACTACCTGGCGGCGCGTTTCCTCAGCGAACATCCGAACCTGTTCCCCGGCGTACCGCGCTTTTATGTCAACCAGGGCCGCCAGGGCTGGGAGCCCGGCGATGGCATCAATCTTGACGTGATCCATGATTTCCCGCGCGCGCTGGCCGTGATCGCCCAGGTAACGCCCGAACTGCGCCATATCGCCGTGGTCGGCGACACCACCGCGCGCGGGCGCGACTGGATCGCCGCCTTCCGCGCGGCGGCCGCCCGCTACCAGGGGCGCATCGTGTTCGACTACTGGGACAAGCTGACGCTCGACGAACTGCGCCACCGCACCGAAACGCTGGGCGCCGGCAGCGCGCTGTACCTGCTGCCCGTCTACCGCGACATGCAGGGCACCAGGGTGACGCCGCCCGATGTCGCGCGCGACCTGGCGGCGCGCAGCGCCGTGCCGATCTTTACCAGCGTGGAATCGTTGATACTGCCCGGCGTGGCGGGCGGCCATGTGATCAGCGCCGACAAGGTGGGGCGCACCATCGCCCGCATCCTGCAGGGCCGCGCGCCCGATCCGGATGGCATGCAGGCGACCATTTTCGACGATGGCGCGGTGCAGCGCTTCGGCCTGCGCAACCTGCCGGCCGGCTCGCGCATCCTGAACCAGCCGCAGGGACTGTGGACCTTGTACCACACGCAAATCATCGCCGGCCTGTCGCTGCTGGCCTTGCAGGCGGCACTGATCGCGGCGCTGGTACTGGCGCTGCGCGGCCGGCGCGCCACCCTGGCGATTCTCAATGAAGAGCGCAACAAGCTCGAAGAACGGGTCTTGCGGCGCACCTTGGAACTGCTGGTGGCCAACTCGAAACTGGAGCAGCAGGCCACCACCGATCCGCTGACGGAACTGGGCAACCGCCGCAAGATGACCTTGCGCATTGCCGAGGAAATCGAACGCGGCCAGCGCTTTGGCCATGCCCTGTCGCTGCTGATGATCGATATCGACCACTTCAAGCGCATCAACGACCATTACGGCCACGACGCCGGCGACCGCGCCATCGTCGCCGTGGCCCAGGTGCTGCGCAGCATGACGCGCGGCATGGATACGGCGGCCCGTTTCGGCGGCGAGGAGTTCGTGCTGCTGATGCCGGAAACCTCGCTGCAGGTGGCGCTGGAGGCGGCCGAGCGGCTGCGCGCGGCCATCGAGGGCATGGAGGTCGATTGCGGCGACGGCCAGACAGCGCGCCTGACGATCAGCATCGGCGCCACCTCCGACCTGCCGCTCGACGCCACCACCCGGCTGGGCCCGGACAGCCTGACCGATCTGCTGATCCGCGCCGACCAGGCCCTGTACCGCGCCAAGCACGCGGGGCGTAACCGGGTCGAGTGGACCTGA
- a CDS encoding NADAR family protein has product MQINNVEELKAWIAAGGVPDYLHFWGHTPAQAQLADKSCLSQWFPSPFSLAGVRYATAEHYMMAQKAALFGDTKVQARIVAAERPSEVKKLGREVANFDARAWEAARAGIVFDGNYAKFSQKPALRKFLLATGERIIVEASPVDRIWGVGLASDNARILDPATWDGLNLLGFELMKVRAALRG; this is encoded by the coding sequence ATGCAAATCAATAACGTTGAAGAATTGAAGGCCTGGATCGCCGCCGGCGGCGTGCCCGATTATCTGCACTTCTGGGGCCATACGCCGGCCCAGGCGCAACTGGCCGACAAGAGCTGCCTGAGCCAGTGGTTTCCGTCGCCGTTCAGCCTGGCCGGCGTGCGCTATGCCACGGCCGAGCATTACATGATGGCGCAAAAGGCCGCCCTGTTCGGCGATACCAAGGTGCAGGCGCGCATCGTGGCGGCCGAGCGGCCGTCGGAAGTGAAAAAGCTGGGCCGCGAAGTGGCCAATTTCGACGCCAGGGCGTGGGAAGCGGCGCGCGCCGGCATTGTCTTCGACGGCAACTACGCCAAGTTTTCGCAAAAGCCCGCGCTGCGCAAGTTTTTGCTGGCCACCGGCGAGCGCATCATCGTCGAGGCCAGCCCGGTCGACCGCATCTGGGGCGTGGGCCTGGCGTCGGACAATGCGCGCATCCTCGACCCGGCGACTTGGGACGGCCTGAATCTGCTGGGGTTCGAGTTGATGAAGGTGCGGGCCGCTCTGCGCGGCTAA
- the iscR gene encoding Fe-S cluster assembly transcriptional regulator IscR produces MRLTTKGRFAVTAMIDLALRQGKGPVTLSGISQRQSISLSYLEQLFGKLRRHEIVESIRGPGGGYSLARRADKVTVADIIIAVDEPLDATQCGGKEHCHGADAATGARCMTHELWSTLNEKMVDYLDSVSLQDLVDQQRQKNAEQSVMVMHRNHATLG; encoded by the coding sequence ATGCGTCTGACCACAAAAGGCCGTTTTGCCGTGACCGCGATGATCGATCTTGCCCTGCGCCAGGGCAAGGGACCGGTCACGCTGTCGGGCATCAGCCAGCGCCAGTCGATTTCCCTGTCCTACCTGGAGCAGCTGTTCGGCAAGCTGCGCCGCCATGAGATCGTCGAATCGATCCGTGGCCCGGGCGGCGGCTACAGCCTGGCGCGCCGCGCCGACAAGGTGACGGTGGCCGATATCATCATCGCCGTCGACGAGCCGCTGGACGCCACCCAGTGCGGCGGCAAGGAGCATTGCCACGGCGCCGACGCGGCCACCGGCGCGCGCTGCATGACGCACGAGCTGTGGTCCACGCTGAATGAAAAAATGGTCGACTACCTGGATTCTGTGTCGCTGCAGGACCTGGTCGACCAGCAGAGACAAAAGAACGCCGAGCAAAGCGTGATGGTGATGCACCGTAATCACGCCACCCTCGGATAA
- a CDS encoding IscS subfamily cysteine desulfurase has protein sequence MNAPEKNAGQVHFETAPHFPIYMDYSATTPIDPRVADKMIPYLREQFGNPASRSHMYGWTAEKAVEEARGHVAALVNADPREIIWTSGATESNNLAIKGAAQFYKTKGKHIITVKTEHKSVLDTVRELERIGFEATYLEPQDNGLITVEQLAAAVRPDTILVSVMLVNNEIGVIQPIDEIGVFCRSKGIIFHCDAAQATGKVVIDLQKTKVDLMTFTAHKTYGPKGVGALYVCRKPRVRLEAQMHGGGHERGLRSGTLPTHQIVGMGESFRIAKEEMDVEIGRIKALRDRLATGLQEIEEVYINGDMDHRVPHNLNVSFNYVEGESLIMAIKDIAVSSGSACTSASLEPSYVLRALGRSDELAHSSIRFTIGRFSTEADIDFAVNLLKSKVHKLRELSPLWDMFKDGIDINSIQWAAH, from the coding sequence ATGAACGCCCCAGAAAAAAACGCAGGCCAGGTGCACTTTGAAACGGCACCGCATTTCCCGATCTACATGGATTATTCGGCCACCACGCCGATCGATCCACGCGTCGCCGACAAGATGATTCCCTACCTGCGCGAGCAGTTCGGCAATCCGGCCTCGCGCAGCCACATGTATGGCTGGACCGCGGAAAAAGCCGTGGAAGAAGCACGCGGCCACGTCGCCGCACTGGTCAATGCCGACCCACGCGAAATCATCTGGACCTCGGGCGCCACGGAAAGCAACAACCTGGCCATCAAGGGCGCGGCGCAGTTCTACAAGACCAAAGGCAAGCACATCATCACCGTCAAGACCGAGCACAAATCGGTCCTCGACACGGTTCGCGAACTGGAACGCATCGGCTTCGAAGCGACCTACCTGGAGCCGCAGGACAACGGTCTGATCACGGTCGAGCAGCTGGCCGCCGCCGTGCGTCCGGACACCATCCTGGTCTCCGTCATGCTGGTCAATAACGAAATCGGCGTGATCCAGCCGATCGACGAAATCGGCGTGTTCTGCCGCTCGAAAGGCATCATCTTCCATTGCGACGCCGCGCAAGCGACGGGCAAGGTGGTGATCGACCTGCAGAAGACCAAGGTCGACCTGATGACCTTCACGGCCCATAAAACCTATGGCCCGAAAGGCGTGGGCGCCCTGTACGTATGCCGCAAGCCGCGCGTGCGCCTGGAAGCGCAGATGCACGGTGGCGGCCATGAGCGCGGCCTGCGTTCGGGCACCTTGCCGACCCACCAGATCGTCGGCATGGGCGAATCGTTCCGCATCGCCAAGGAAGAAATGGATGTCGAAATCGGCCGCATCAAGGCCTTGCGCGACCGCCTGGCCACCGGCCTGCAGGAAATCGAAGAAGTCTATATCAACGGCGACATGGATCACCGTGTGCCGCACAACCTGAACGTCAGCTTCAACTACGTCGAAGGCGAGTCGCTGATCATGGCGATCAAGGATATCGCCGTGTCGTCCGGTTCGGCCTGCACCTCGGCCAGCCTGGAACCATCGTACGTGCTGCGCGCCCTGGGCCGCAGCGACGAACTGGCGCACAGCTCGATCCGTTTCACCATCGGCCGTTTCTCGACCGAAGCCGACATCGACTTCGCCGTCAACCTGCTGAAATCGAAAGTGCACAAGCTGCGCGAACTGTCGCCGCTGTGGGACATGTTCAAGGATGGCATCGATATCAATTCGATTCAGTGGGCCGCACATTAA
- the iscU gene encoding Fe-S cluster assembly scaffold IscU, with translation MAYSDKVLDHYENPRNVGAFDKGDETIGTGMVGAPACGDVMKLQIKVGADGLIEDAKFKTYGCGSAIASSSLVTEWVKGKTLDQALSIKNTQIAEELALPPVKIHCSILAEDAIKAAVLDYKTRHPAAA, from the coding sequence ATGGCTTACTCGGACAAAGTACTCGATCATTACGAAAATCCACGCAACGTGGGCGCCTTCGACAAGGGCGATGAAACCATCGGCACCGGCATGGTGGGCGCGCCTGCCTGCGGCGACGTGATGAAACTGCAGATCAAGGTCGGCGCCGATGGCCTGATCGAAGATGCGAAATTCAAGACCTATGGCTGCGGTTCGGCCATCGCCTCGAGCTCGCTGGTGACCGAATGGGTGAAAGGCAAGACCCTGGACCAGGCGCTGTCGATCAAGAACACGCAGATCGCCGAAGAACTGGCCTTGCCACCGGTGAAAATCCACTGCTCGATCCTGGCGGAAGACGCCATCAAGGCGGCGGTACTGGACTACAAGACCCGTCACCCAGCGGCAGCTTAA
- the iscA gene encoding iron-sulfur cluster assembly protein IscA, protein MITLTEKAAKHITRYIERRGKGMGLRFGVRTTGCSGLAYKLEYVDEVAEEDSVFESHGVKVFVDPKSLPYIDGTELDFAREGLNEGFKFHNPNEKDACGCGESFRI, encoded by the coding sequence ATGATTACACTGACCGAAAAAGCGGCAAAGCACATCACCCGTTATATCGAGCGTCGCGGCAAGGGCATGGGCCTGCGCTTTGGCGTGCGCACCACCGGCTGCTCGGGCCTGGCCTACAAGCTCGAATATGTCGATGAAGTGGCGGAAGAAGACAGCGTGTTCGAATCGCACGGCGTGAAAGTGTTTGTCGATCCGAAAAGCCTGCCGTATATCGACGGCACGGAACTCGATTTCGCGCGCGAAGGCCTGAACGAAGGCTTCAAGTTCCACAATCCGAACGAAAAAGACGCCTGCGGCTGCGGCGAGAGTTTCCGCATCTAA
- the hscB gene encoding Fe-S protein assembly co-chaperone HscB, whose product MQNHFELFQLPPQFALDQAALDSAYRDVQGKVHPDRFINASSAEKRVAMQWATRANEAYQTLKSPQKRAQYLCELNGVDLQTESNTAMPVSFLMQQMEWREELGEARAGKDADALDALDRQLRGERKTLLAQVGAQLDAGDYVNAAQSVRALMFLDKFGEEVRFAFEAIEA is encoded by the coding sequence ATGCAAAACCACTTCGAATTATTCCAGTTGCCGCCGCAGTTCGCACTCGACCAGGCAGCGCTCGACAGCGCCTACCGCGACGTGCAGGGCAAGGTTCATCCCGACCGTTTCATCAACGCCAGCAGCGCCGAAAAGCGCGTGGCGATGCAGTGGGCCACGCGCGCCAACGAAGCCTACCAGACCCTGAAAAGCCCGCAGAAGCGCGCCCAATACCTGTGCGAACTCAATGGCGTCGACCTGCAGACGGAGTCCAACACGGCCATGCCGGTCAGCTTTCTGATGCAGCAGATGGAGTGGCGCGAGGAACTCGGCGAGGCGCGCGCCGGCAAGGACGCCGATGCGCTCGACGCGCTCGACCGCCAGCTGCGCGGCGAACGCAAGACCTTGCTGGCCCAGGTCGGCGCGCAGCTCGATGCGGGCGACTATGTGAACGCCGCGCAAAGCGTGCGCGCGCTGATGTTCCTCGATAAATTCGGCGAAGAAGTGCGTTTTGCCTTCGAGGCAATCGAAGCCTGA